One Bosea sp. 685 DNA segment encodes these proteins:
- a CDS encoding DinB family protein, with translation MISAGYCRLMSRYNTWQNASLVTAADGLTNEDRWKDRGAFFQSIAATLNHLYWADALILERLKGNERPEETIKHSLTSPSDWSDFKALRLQRNVEIEEWSARLLDADLRGMLVWYPGDGSTRIEKSKALCVVQLFNHQTHHRGQVHAMLTAAGAKPEPTDLNMLEY, from the coding sequence ATGATCTCAGCCGGATATTGCCGACTTATGTCCCGTTACAACACTTGGCAGAATGCCTCGTTGGTAACTGCCGCCGATGGGCTCACCAATGAGGATCGTTGGAAGGATCGAGGTGCTTTCTTCCAATCGATCGCAGCTACATTAAACCATCTTTATTGGGCGGATGCCCTGATACTGGAGCGATTGAAGGGGAACGAGCGTCCAGAAGAAACCATCAAGCACTCTCTCACAAGTCCATCAGATTGGAGTGATTTCAAAGCGCTCCGTTTGCAAAGGAACGTGGAAATCGAAGAGTGGTCCGCGAGATTGCTCGACGCGGACCTGCGCGGGATGCTCGTCTGGTATCCCGGGGATGGCTCTACGCGGATCGAGAAGTCAAAAGCGCTCTGTGTTGTACAGCTCTTCAACCACCAGACACACCATCGGGGTCAGGTCCACGCAATGCTGACAGCAGCGGGCGCGAAACCGGAGCCGACTGATCTTAACATGCTGGAATACTGA
- a CDS encoding ribonucleoside-diphosphate reductase subunit alpha yields the protein MSPGQATSPGVEARPTSEPGYQIIRRNGGVTPFDASKITVALTKAFLAVEGSNAAASRRIHDVVAELTGQIVASLIRRADAGRTSHIEDVQDQVELALMRSEHHKVARAYVLYREERAQERARAKAEAKPSVAAMPVLRMKGADGALVPLGALRLATVIREACAGLDGVSAEAVLTEARRNLYDGISLDELAQAPILAARTLVETEPNYAKVSARLLLDKLRREALSFVHGRPEQATQAEMAERYGEYLHAYVRTGIANELLDPELARFDLDRLAAAIKPERDLQFDYLGFQTLYDRYFLHVAGRRFELPQAFFMRVAMGLAIREIDREARAIEFYDLLSSFDFMASTPTLFNAGTLRPQLSSCFLTTIADDLDGIFKAVKDNALLAKYSGGLGNDWTPVRGLGAHIKGTNGESQGIVPFLKVANDTAIAVNQGGKRKGAVCAYLETWHVDIEEFLDLRKNTGDDRRRTHDMNTANWIPDLFMQRVEAGRQWTLFSPDEVPDLHDLYGKPFKAAYETYEAKAERGEIKVFKRVAALDLWRKMLTMLFETGHPWVTFKDACNLRSPQQHAGVVHSSNLCTEITLNTSADEVAVCNLGSVNLAAHVTAEGLDQLRLARTVGTAMRMLDNVIDINFYTIPEARRSNLRHRPVGLGIMGFQDALQALRLPAASEGAIAFADTSMEAISWFAISASVDLAAERGRYPSFEGSLWSKGILPIDSLDILSEARDGDVELDRSSTLDWEGLRQRVVTTGMRNSNTMAIAPTATISNIVGVSQSIEPSYSQLYVKANMSGDFTVVNAGLVHDLKARGLWDEVMVSDLKYYDGKVSGIDRVPDDLKALYATSFEIETSWLIRAAARRQKWIDQGQSLNLYMAQPSGRKLDEAYRLAWRLGLKTTYYLRALSATHVEKSTLKGTDGKLNAVSSSAPVAAKPILVDIPLANGMALPNACSIDDPTCEACQ from the coding sequence ATGTCACCTGGTCAAGCCACCTCACCTGGCGTCGAGGCGCGACCGACATCCGAGCCGGGCTATCAGATCATTCGCCGCAATGGCGGCGTCACGCCCTTCGATGCCTCGAAGATCACGGTCGCACTGACCAAGGCGTTCCTGGCGGTCGAGGGCAGCAATGCCGCCGCCTCGCGCCGCATCCATGATGTCGTTGCCGAGCTGACCGGGCAGATCGTCGCCAGCCTGATCCGCCGCGCCGATGCCGGCCGGACCTCCCATATCGAGGACGTGCAGGACCAGGTCGAGCTCGCGCTGATGCGCAGCGAGCACCACAAGGTCGCCCGTGCCTATGTGCTCTATCGCGAGGAACGCGCGCAGGAGCGGGCCAGAGCCAAGGCAGAGGCGAAGCCTTCGGTCGCCGCAATGCCGGTGCTGCGGATGAAGGGCGCCGATGGCGCGCTGGTGCCGCTCGGCGCGCTGCGCCTCGCGACGGTGATCCGCGAGGCCTGCGCCGGGCTCGACGGCGTCTCGGCCGAGGCTGTCCTGACCGAAGCGCGGCGCAACCTCTATGACGGCATCTCGCTCGACGAACTGGCCCAGGCGCCGATCCTGGCGGCGCGGACGCTGGTCGAGACCGAGCCGAACTACGCCAAGGTCTCGGCCAGGCTCCTGCTCGACAAGCTGCGGCGCGAGGCGCTGAGCTTCGTCCATGGCCGGCCGGAGCAGGCGACGCAAGCCGAGATGGCAGAGCGTTATGGCGAGTATCTCCACGCCTATGTGCGGACCGGCATCGCTAATGAATTGCTCGACCCTGAGCTTGCCCGCTTCGATCTCGACCGGCTCGCCGCCGCCATCAAACCGGAGCGCGACCTGCAATTCGACTATCTCGGCTTCCAGACGCTCTACGACCGCTATTTCCTGCATGTCGCTGGCCGCCGCTTCGAGCTGCCGCAGGCCTTCTTCATGCGCGTCGCGATGGGCCTTGCCATCCGCGAGATCGACCGCGAGGCGCGGGCGATCGAATTCTACGACCTGCTCTCCTCCTTCGATTTCATGGCCTCGACACCGACCCTGTTCAACGCCGGGACGCTGAGGCCGCAGCTCTCTTCCTGCTTCCTCACGACGATCGCCGACGATCTCGACGGCATCTTCAAGGCGGTGAAGGACAATGCGCTGCTCGCCAAATATTCCGGCGGGCTCGGCAATGACTGGACGCCGGTGCGCGGCCTCGGCGCCCATATCAAGGGCACCAATGGCGAGAGCCAGGGCATTGTGCCGTTCCTGAAGGTCGCCAACGACACGGCCATCGCGGTCAACCAGGGCGGCAAGCGCAAGGGCGCGGTCTGCGCCTATCTCGAGACCTGGCATGTCGATATCGAGGAGTTCCTGGACCTTCGCAAGAACACCGGCGACGACCGCCGCCGCACCCATGACATGAATACGGCGAACTGGATTCCCGATCTGTTCATGCAGCGCGTCGAGGCTGGCAGACAATGGACCCTGTTCTCGCCCGACGAAGTTCCGGACCTGCACGATCTCTACGGCAAACCGTTCAAGGCAGCCTATGAGACCTATGAGGCCAAGGCCGAGCGCGGCGAGATCAAGGTGTTCAAGCGCGTGGCCGCGCTCGACCTCTGGCGCAAGATGCTGACCATGCTGTTCGAGACCGGGCACCCTTGGGTCACCTTCAAGGATGCCTGCAACCTGCGCTCGCCGCAGCAACATGCCGGCGTGGTGCATTCCTCGAACCTCTGCACCGAGATCACGCTCAACACCTCGGCCGACGAAGTCGCGGTCTGCAATCTCGGCTCGGTCAACCTCGCCGCCCATGTCACGGCGGAGGGGCTCGACCAGCTGCGTCTGGCGCGCACAGTCGGCACTGCGATGCGCATGCTCGACAACGTCATCGACATCAATTTCTACACGATCCCGGAAGCGCGCCGCTCCAACCTGCGTCATCGCCCGGTCGGGCTCGGCATCATGGGTTTCCAGGATGCGCTTCAGGCGCTTCGGCTGCCGGCAGCCTCCGAAGGCGCGATCGCCTTTGCCGACACTTCGATGGAAGCGATCAGCTGGTTTGCAATCTCGGCCTCGGTCGATCTCGCCGCCGAGCGCGGGCGTTATCCGAGCTTCGAGGGCTCGCTCTGGTCGAAGGGCATCCTGCCGATCGACTCGCTCGATATCCTGAGCGAAGCGCGCGACGGCGATGTCGAGCTCGATCGCTCCTCGACGCTGGACTGGGAGGGGCTGCGCCAGCGCGTCGTCACGACCGGCATGCGCAACTCGAACACGATGGCGATCGCGCCGACAGCGACGATCTCCAACATCGTCGGCGTCTCGCAATCGATCGAGCCGTCCTACAGCCAGCTCTACGTCAAGGCCAACATGTCGGGCGACTTCACCGTGGTGAATGCCGGGCTGGTCCATGACCTCAAGGCGCGCGGGCTCTGGGACGAGGTCATGGTCTCCGACCTCAAATATTATGACGGTAAGGTCAGCGGGATCGACCGCGTGCCCGACGATCTCAAGGCGCTTTACGCCACCTCCTTCGAGATCGAGACGAGCTGGCTGATCCGCGCCGCGGCGCGCCGGCAGAAATGGATCGACCAGGGCCAGTCGCTCAACCTCTACATGGCCCAGCCCTCGGGCCGGAAGCTCGACGAGGCCTATCGTCTCGCCTGGCGGCTCGGCCTGAAGACGACCTATTACCTGCGCGCGCTGTCGGCGACCCATGTCGAGAAATCGACGCTGAAGGGCACCGACGGTAAGCTCAACGCGGTGTCGTCGAGCGCGCCGGTCGCGGCCAAACCGATCCTGGTCGACATCCCGCTCGCGAACGGCATGGCCCTGCCGAACGCCTGCTCGATCGACGATCCGACCTGCGAAGCCTGCCAGTAA
- a CDS encoding ribonucleotide-diphosphate reductase subunit beta — protein MLDWSDPKPATPANPAILPDPAPAADATGLGEIDRTGGRVSVDEKRMINCRADVNQLLPLKYKWAWEKYLAGCNNHWMPTEVSMQADIALWKSRDGLTEDERRAIKRNLGFFAASESLVANNIVLAIYRHLTNPECRQYLLRQAFEEAVHTHTFQYIVESLGLDEGELFNMYREVPSITDKAAWALKHTQHLDDPDFETGTPEADQSFLRDLVAFYVIFEGMWFYTGFAQILSLGRRNKMVGIAEQYQYILRDESIHLNFGIDVINQIKIENPQLWTKAFQDELRGMVRDTAELEAAYGRDTMPRGFLGLNAASCEQYMHFIANRRGAQLGLAPVFAETENPFPWMSEAMDLRKEKNFFETRVIEYQNGGALSWE, from the coding sequence ATGCTCGACTGGTCCGACCCCAAGCCGGCAACGCCGGCCAATCCCGCCATCCTACCCGATCCAGCTCCGGCGGCCGACGCCACCGGCCTGGGCGAGATCGACCGTACCGGCGGCCGCGTCTCTGTCGACGAGAAGCGGATGATCAACTGCCGCGCCGATGTGAACCAGCTGCTGCCGCTCAAATACAAATGGGCCTGGGAGAAGTACCTCGCCGGCTGCAACAACCACTGGATGCCGACCGAGGTCTCGATGCAGGCCGATATCGCGCTGTGGAAGTCGAGGGACGGGCTGACCGAGGACGAGCGCCGCGCGATCAAGCGCAATCTCGGCTTCTTCGCGGCCTCCGAAAGTCTCGTTGCCAACAATATCGTGCTGGCGATCTACCGCCACCTGACCAATCCGGAATGCCGGCAATATCTGCTGCGCCAGGCTTTTGAGGAGGCGGTGCACACGCACACCTTCCAATACATCGTCGAGAGCCTCGGCCTCGACGAAGGCGAGCTCTTCAACATGTACCGTGAGGTGCCTTCGATCACCGACAAGGCGGCCTGGGCGCTGAAGCACACCCAGCATCTCGACGATCCCGATTTCGAGACCGGCACGCCCGAGGCCGACCAGTCCTTCCTGCGCGATCTCGTCGCCTTCTATGTGATCTTCGAGGGGATGTGGTTCTATACCGGCTTCGCCCAGATCCTCTCGCTCGGCCGGCGCAACAAGATGGTCGGCATTGCCGAGCAGTATCAATACATCCTGCGCGACGAGAGCATTCACCTGAACTTCGGCATCGACGTGATCAACCAGATCAAGATCGAGAACCCGCAGCTCTGGACGAAAGCGTTCCAGGACGAATTGCGCGGCATGGTGCGCGATACAGCCGAGCTCGAAGCCGCCTATGGCAGGGACACGATGCCGCGCGGCTTCCTCGGGCTGAATGCCGCCTCCTGCGAGCAGTACATGCACTTCATCGCCAACCGCCGCGGCGCCCAGCTCGGGCTCGCTCCCGTCTTCGCCGAGACCGAGAACCCGTTCCCCTGGATGAGCGAGGCGATGGATCTCAGGAAGGAGAAGAACTTCTTCGAGACCCGCGTGATCGAATACCAGAATGGCGGCGCGCTGAGCTGGGAGTGA
- a CDS encoding ATP-binding cassette domain-containing protein — protein MKPLFKTASSLAETVSSDRAGSWLASAGEEALFALDAVSFSIPGRVLLEPLTLTLPARRVVGLIGHNGSGKSTLLKILARQQPASSGTVRFEGKALGDWGDRLFARKVAYLPQQTPPASGMLVRELVALGRYPWHGALGRFGTVDREKVTEAMALTDVEAFADRLVDTLSGGERQRVWLAMLVAQDAECLLLDEPISALDVSHQVEVLSLVHRLSSERGLGVVVVLHDVNMAARFCDEIIALHSGRLIARGAPDDILTPGQLEAIYGVRMGVMPHPETARPLAFVC, from the coding sequence ATGAAGCCGTTGTTCAAGACCGCCTCCAGCCTTGCCGAGACCGTTTCTTCGGATCGTGCAGGTTCCTGGCTGGCCTCCGCCGGCGAAGAGGCCCTGTTCGCACTCGATGCGGTCTCCTTCTCGATTCCGGGGCGCGTGCTTCTGGAGCCGTTGACCCTGACGCTGCCGGCCCGGCGCGTGGTCGGGCTGATCGGCCATAACGGCTCGGGCAAATCGACATTGCTCAAGATTCTTGCCCGCCAGCAGCCGGCGAGCAGCGGCACGGTCCGCTTCGAAGGCAAGGCGCTTGGCGACTGGGGCGACCGGCTCTTCGCCCGCAAGGTGGCATACCTGCCGCAGCAGACGCCGCCGGCCTCCGGCATGCTGGTCAGGGAACTTGTCGCACTCGGTCGCTACCCCTGGCACGGCGCGCTCGGGCGCTTCGGGACTGTCGATCGCGAGAAGGTCACTGAGGCGATGGCGCTGACCGATGTCGAGGCTTTTGCCGACCGTCTCGTCGACACGCTGTCAGGCGGCGAGCGCCAGCGCGTCTGGCTTGCGATGCTGGTGGCGCAAGACGCCGAGTGCCTGCTGCTCGACGAGCCGATCTCGGCGCTCGACGTTTCCCATCAGGTCGAAGTGCTCTCGCTGGTGCATCGCCTGTCCAGCGAGCGCGGGCTCGGCGTCGTCGTCGTGCTGCACGACGTCAACATGGCCGCGCGCTTTTGCGATGAGATCATTGCCCTGCATTCGGGAAGGCTGATCGCGCGGGGGGCGCCCGACGACATCCTCACGCCTGGACAACTCGAGGCCATTTACGGCGTGCGCATGGGCGTGATGCCTCATCCCGAGACGGCACGTCCGCTCGCCTTCGTCTGCTGA
- a CDS encoding invasion associated locus B family protein, with the protein MSRERRRLPLILSIGLTIVAIGVFLPRWASAQDAPVSDVTEEAPAAKPEAARRVAQPKPAPKPVAVRPPARPAPATTQAQAQPQVPSVSQPASGPATLPNGASAINESYGDWTVDCRVTEGQKLCVLAQSQGNSQNNQRLFAIELRTPRDGRADGTILMPFGLKLENGAILRLDDKDLGQGLRFSTCIPAGCLLPVSFPTVATEAMKTGKTLTAAALNLSSGDPVAFNISLNGFAAALARIGQLGG; encoded by the coding sequence ATGTCCCGCGAACGTCGCCGCCTTCCGCTGATCCTCTCTATCGGCCTCACCATAGTTGCGATCGGCGTTTTCCTGCCCCGTTGGGCATCCGCGCAGGATGCTCCCGTCAGCGACGTAACGGAGGAAGCCCCCGCGGCTAAGCCCGAGGCTGCCAGGCGAGTTGCGCAGCCAAAGCCCGCTCCCAAGCCGGTCGCGGTCAGGCCGCCGGCGCGTCCGGCCCCGGCAACGACGCAGGCCCAAGCTCAACCGCAAGTGCCGTCCGTAAGCCAGCCCGCATCCGGGCCGGCGACACTTCCCAACGGCGCCAGCGCCATCAATGAGAGCTATGGCGACTGGACGGTCGATTGCCGCGTCACCGAGGGCCAGAAGCTCTGCGTGCTCGCCCAATCGCAGGGCAATAGTCAGAACAATCAACGCCTCTTCGCGATCGAGCTTCGCACGCCGAGGGACGGCCGCGCCGACGGCACCATCCTGATGCCGTTTGGATTGAAGCTCGAAAACGGCGCGATCCTGCGGCTCGACGACAAGGATCTCGGCCAGGGTCTACGCTTCTCGACCTGCATTCCCGCGGGCTGCCTGCTTCCGGTGTCGTTTCCGACCGTCGCCACCGAAGCGATGAAGACCGGCAAGACCTTGACCGCGGCTGCGCTGAACCTCTCCAGCGGCGACCCTGTCGCCTTCAACATCTCGCTCAATGGCTTTGCGGCGGCGCTCGCCCGCATCGGACAGCTCGGCGGATAG